Below is a genomic region from Pseudomonas svalbardensis.
CGCGAAAGGGCAGGTTTGTTTCGCAAAAATAGGCGCTACGAAAGCAGCGATTTTTTGATGTTTTGCATGTCCGTAATACGTGTAGGACGGCTCCCATAGTGGCGAGGGAGCTTGCTCCCGCCGGGTGGCGACGCAGCCCCAAACCCTGCCACGCTTTCCTACTCCCTGTAGCCGCTGGCGAAGCCTGCGTTCGGCTGCACAGCAGCCGTAAATCCAGTGTGCAGGGTTCATCTGACACACCGCGACTTCTGATTTTGCGACTGCTACGCAGCCGAACGCAGGCTTCGCCAGCTGCTACAAAAAACGAGCAACCGTCCTACATCCCCGGTTGCAGCCGCCAAAGTCGACGCTTATAGTTCGCCCCGTTGCCGGCAACAGTCGGCGATAGGGTTTCGCAGCCCTACAACACAGGCAGCAACCAGCACCATAATAAGCAACGACGGTCGCATCAGCGCCCGGAATCCGTTCTTTCTATGGTGGCTGTGTGTGGGAGACCTCCGGGTCTGCCGGGCTCCTGTGCCTCGGTCTGCGAACCCGCACACAGCTACCACCCATTCGTTTCGCAGCGAACGGTAGTAGCTCTTCTTTTATGTACAGGAAGATTTACTTATGCCAATGAATAACCCGCCACGCCGCTTCACCCCCATGTCCCAATTCGCAACCGACTACCCCGTCCTGCTCATCGACAGCGACGCCCCGCTACGCGAACTCCACAATTGCGTCAGCGAACGCCTCAACGCCGTCCTCAAATATCTGAATCTCATGGCCTGCACCAGCCTGCCGGACTACGCCGAGAACGACATCAACACCGTCACCAACATCGCCCGGATCATGATCCAGGATGTGAACGATGTGTTTCGGGTGATTGAGCAGCGCGGGTTTGATACGCCCAAGTAACAGTGATTGATTTTTAGGCAATAAAAACCCGCATTTCTGCGGGTTTTCTATTTGGCCAGCACATGCTCGCGATGACATTATCCGCAGCACTGCACCACTACCGGGCAGCTACTTCTAATGGCTTCACCACCGCCGTCTTCAACACCAACCACAACGCCGCCGCAATCAACACCCCGCCATAGATGTGCGCCATCGACAACGGCTCATCCAGCAACAACGCCCCCCACAACACCCCGAACGGCGGAATCAGAAAGGTCGTGGTCATCGACTTCACCGGCCCGACCGAACTGAGCAACCGGAAGTAAATAATGTACGCAAGCGCCGTACACACCAGTCCCAAACCCAGCAGCGACAACCAGACACTCCAGCCGCCCCAGCTCTCCGGTGGCTGGCTGATCACGCTGTAACCGAACAGCGGCAGCAAAAACAACGTCGCGCCGAGCATGCTGCCCACCGCCGATAGACGACTGTCGAGACCACCGGCCTGATCAAGCCAGCGGCGCGCGAGGAACCCGGCGAAACCGTAGCAGGTCGTGGCGAGCAGGCAGGCGAGGGCGCCCATCAGCAGTTCCATGTCGAACGCCACCGGACCGGCTCGGGTCAGGATGCCCACGCCCAACAGCCCGAGGAACACACCGCCAAGTTTGGCGGCGGTAAGCCTTTCATGGAAGAACAGACCGCCGATCAGCACGCCCATCAATGGCGTGGTGGCGTTGAAAATCGCCGAATAGCCGGCCGGCAGCACTTGCGCGGCCACCGAATAGAGGGTCGCCGGAATCCCGGAGTTGATCACCCCTAGCAGCATCACGGTTTTGAGTTTGCCTTTGAAATCCCAACTGATGCGCATCAGCCCGAGAATCACCAACAGACCGACCGCGGCAATCGACACGCGGAAAAAAGCAGTGGGGATTGTGCCAATCACCGGGGCGATGATGCGCATGAACAGAAAGCTCGCGCCCCAAATGGCGGCAAGCGACAACAAACGCAGAGTATCGACGGGGTTCACAGCGCTTTCCTTCCTTGATTGGCGCGCAAGTGTCGCGCCAGTCAGGACGCAAGGCAATGGTTGCGTTGCGTAACAAAGGGCCACTAAGCTCAGGCCCCAACGATAAGAATCAGCCGCCGAGGTTTTACCTATGCCGCAGCAATGGCCAGCCGCCGACATCGCCCGAATGATCCTCGATGGCTTTGACGATTATCGCGAGCATTTCCGCCAGATCACCGACGGCGCCCGGGCCCGCTTCGAGCAGGCCAAGTGGCAGGAGACGCAATCGGCGTCGGCCGCGCGGATCAATCTCTACGAAGAAAAAGTCAGCGAAACGGTGGGGCGGCTACACATCGCTTTCGACGACGACACGCTGGATGTCAGCTGCTGGCCGCTGGTCAAAAGCGCTTACATCACGCTCATCGACCTGCGCTTCGACGATGAACTGTCCGAAACCTGGTACAACTCGATCTTCTGCGGGCTGTTCAGCCACGACCTGATCAGCGACGGCTGCATGTTCATCCACACCACCCGGCCGAGCCTGCGCCGGGCCCGCGCCGCACAAACCCGCACGTACAAGCCCCAGGGCCAGTTGTCCGGGATGCTGGCGAGCATTTTTGCCGACTACCGCTTCAGCGAGGATTACGCCAACCTGGCGGGCGACCTGTCTCGACTCGAAGGGCAATTGCGCGAGAACCTGCCGGACTGGGTCTGCAAGGATCCGGAGTTGAGCGTCGAACTGTTTTCCTCGGTGCTTTACCGCAACAAAGGCGCGTACCTGGTCGGGCGCATCTACACCCAGGACGAACAATGGCCGCTGGTGATTCCGCTGCTGCACCGCGAAGGTCGCGGGATTCAGATCGATGCGCTGATCACCGATGAAGCGGACGTGTCGATCATCTTCTCGTTCACCCGTTCGTATTTCATGGTCGACGTGCCGGTGCCGGCGGAGTTCATCGGTTTCCTCAAGCGCATTCTGCCGGGCAAGCACATCGCCGAGCTGTATACCTCGATCGGTTTCTACAAACACGGAAAATCCGAGTTCTACCGGGCGCTGATCAATCACCTGGCCAACACCGACGACCAGTTCATCATGGCCCCGGGCGTGCGTGGCATGGTGATGAGCGTGTTTACCCTGCCGGGCTTCAACACCGTATTCAAAATCATCAAGGATCGCTTCTCGCCGTCAAAGAACGTCGACCGCGCCACGGTGATCGAGAAGTACCGTTTGGTGAAAAGTGTCGACCGGGTGGGGCGTCTGGCCGACACCCAGGAATTCGCCGACTTCCGTTTCCCGTTGAGCAAGTTCGACCCGGCCTGTCTGGAAGAATTGCTCGAAGTGGCAGCATCCACCGTGTCGGTAGAGGGCGACACCGTGCTGATCCGCCACTGCTGGACCGAACGGCGGATGACGCCGTTGAACCTGTATCTGGAGAACGCCAACGACGCTCAGGTCCGCGAGGCACTGGAGGATTACGGCCTGGCGATCAAGCAACTGGCGGCGGCGAACATCTTCCCCGGCGACATGCTGCTGAAGAACTTCGGCGTTACCCGTCACGGGCGGGTGGTGTTTTATGACTATGACGAGATCTGCTTCTTGACCGAGGCCAACTTCCGGCACATCCCGCTACCGCGCACGCCGGAAGACGAGATGGCGTCGGAGCCTTGGTATTCGATCGGGCCGCTGGATGTGTTTCCTGAAGAGTTTCCGCCGTTTTTGTTTGCTGATTCGGGGCAAAGGAAGTTGTTTGATCAGTTGCATGGTGAGTTGTACAACGCCGATTACTGGAAAAGCCTTCAGGAAGCCATTCGCGCCGGGAAGGTGATTGATGTGTTCCCGTATCGGCGCAAGGGGTTGGATAACGAGTAGTTCTCTGCGATTGCTGCGCAATCGATCGCGAGCAGGCTCGCTCCCACCTTTGACCGTGGTGCCCCCGATTTTGTGGTCGCTATAGATCCAATGTGGGAGCGAGCCTGCTCGCGATCGGCCGCGCAGCGGTCGTAAAATCTGCGACAATCCGCCCCCTGCGCCACTAGACGACTTATTGCGTACCTGATGACTGACGAATCGCCTTCCATCGACAAACTGCTGAAAAACCTCGATCACGCCATGCTCGCCGACCGCCACCGGCTGCGGCGGCAGTTGCTTGAGCTGCGTAAAAAACCTGACGAGGCCAAGCTGGCCCAATGGGTAACGCGCATGCAGGCGTCCTGTGATCAGGTGCTGGCGCGGCGGGCCAGCCTGCCGGTTATTCGCTACGACGACAGCCTGCCGATCGCCGCCAAGCGCGACGAAATCAAAGCAGCGCTGCTCAAGCATCAGGTGCTGATCATTGCCGGTGAAACCGGTTCGGGTAAAACCACCCAGTTGCCGAAGATCTGCCTGGAAATCGGTCGCGGTCAGCATGGCCTGATCGGCCACACCCAGCCCCGTCGAATCGCCGCCCGCAGCGTGGCGAGCCGGGTCGCCGAAGAACTGGCGACGCCGTTGGGCGCGTTGGTCGGCTATCAGGTGCGGTTCGAAGATCAGAGCGATTCCAACACCCTGATCAAGCTGATGACCGACGGCATCCTGCTGGCGGAAACCCAGAACGACCGTTACCTCGAACGCTACGACACGATCATCGTCGACGAAGCCCACGAACGCAGCCTGAACATCGACTTCCTGCTCGGTTACCTGAAAACCCTGCTGCCGCGTCGTCCGGACCTGAAAGTCATCATCACCTCGGCGACCATCGACCTGGAGCGTTTCTCCAAGCATTTCGATGATGCGCCAATTGTCGAAGTCTCCGGCCGCACCTTCCCCGTGGAAACCTGGTATCGCCCGCTGACCCTGGAGCAGGACGAAGAGGGCAACCGCGTCGAGGATGACTTGACGGTGGATCAGGCGATTCTTGCCACCCTCGACGAAATCGCCGCGTTCGAACGCAGCGAGCGCAAGAGCCCCGGCGATGTGTTGGTGTTCCTGCCCGGCGAGCGTGAGATTCGCGACGCGGCGGACATGCTGCGCAAGGCCCAGCTCAAGCACACCGAGATTCTGCCGCTCTACGCGCGGCTGTCGCCGGCCGAACAGCAGCGGATTTTCCAGTCGCACCCAGGCCGTCGCGTGGTCCTGGCGACCAACGTCGCGGAAACCTCGCTGACCGTGCCGGGCATTCGTTACGTGATCGATAGCGGCACCGCGCGCATCAGCCGTTACAGCTACCGCGCCAAGGTCCAGCGCCTGCCCATCGAAGCCATTTCCCAGGCCAGCGCCAACCAACGTAAAGGTCGATGCGGACGGGTCGAACCGGGCATTTGCATCCGCCTCTACGGCGAAGAAGATTTCATCGGTCGCCCGGAATTTACCGACCCGGAAATCCTGCGCACGAACCTCGCCGCCGTAATCCTGCAGATGCTGCACCTGCGTCTCGGCGAGATCACCGATTTCCCGTTTATCGAGCCGCCGGATGGCAAAGCCATCAGCGACGGTTTCAACCTGCTGCAAGAACTCTCGGCGGTCGACCGCAACAGCCAGCTGACCCCGCTTGGCCGCCAATTGGCGCGGTTGCCGGTGGACCCGCGCATGGGCCGCATGTTGCTGGAAGCGGCGAAACTCGGCAGCTTGCAGGAAGTGCTGATTGTCGCCAGCGCCATGTCGATTCAGGACCCGCGCGAGCGTCCGCCAGAACGTCAGCAAGCGGCGGATCAGGCGCATGCTCAGTGGAAGGATGTGGACTCGGACTTCGCCGGGCTGGTCAATCTGTGGCGTGGTTTCGAAGAACAGCGCCAGGCGTTGACCGCCAGCCCGCTGCGTAATTGGTGCCGCAAGAACTTCCTGAATTACCTGCGTCTGCGCGAATGGCGCGACTCCCATCGGCAGTTGAGCCTGATCTGCCGCGACATGCAGTTGAGCCTCAATAAAGAGCCGGCGGATTACCCGAAACTGCACAAAGCCGTGCTCTCGGGGCTGCTCAGCCAGATCGGTCAGAAAACCGAAGACGGTGACTACCTCGGCGCCCGTCAGCGGCGTTTCTGGATTCACCCGTCATCGGGCCTCGGCAAGAAGCGTCCGCAATGGCTGATGGCCGCCGAACTGGTGGAAACCACCAAGCTCTACGCGCGCATGGTCGCCAAGATCGACGCCGACTGGATCGAACCCTTGGCCGGGCACCTGATCAAGAAAAACCACTTCGAACCCCATTGGGAGAAGAAGCGCGGTCAAGTCGTGGCGTTCGAGCAAATCACCTTGTTCGGGCTGATCGTGGTCGGTCGCCGGCCGGTGCATTACGGGCCGATCGACCCGGTGGTGTCTCGTGAATTGTTCATTCGTGAAGGCCTGGTACGCGGCGAGATTCAGTCCAAGGCCAAGTGCCTGACGGCCAATGCGCAACTGCTGGAACAGCTCGACGAACTGGAAGCCAAGGCTCGCCGTCGCGACATTCTGGCGGACGAAGAAACCCTGTTCGCCTTCTACGATGCGCGACTGCCGGCGGAGATCCACCAGACCGCGACCTTCGACAGCTGGTATCGGGTCAACAGCCAGAAAGACCCGCAGCTGCTGATCATGCGCGAAGAAGACGTGCTGGCCCGGGAGGCGAGTGAAGTCACCGCGCTGCATTACCCGGACACCTTGCACATCGGTGATCTGGAGTTGGCGCTGAGCTACCACTTCGAACCTAACCACCCGCGTGACGGCGTGACCCTGCGTGTGCCGGCGCCGTTGTTGCCGATGCTGCCGCCGGAACGTCTGGAGTGGCTGGTTCCCGGCGTGATCGAGGCCAAGTGCATCGCGCTGGTACGCAACCTGCCCAAAGCCCTGCGCAAGAATTTCGTACCGGTGCCGGACTTCGTCAAAGCCGCATTGCAACGCATGACCTTCGCCGAGGGCTCGTTGCCTCAAGCGTTGGGCCGTGAACTGTTGCGCATGACCGGTGCGCGGGTCAGCGATGAAGCCTGGGCGGAAGCGTCGCAGCAGGTCGACAGTCATTTGCGGATGAACCTGGAAATCGTCGACGGCCAGGGCAAGTTCCTTGGCGAAGGGCGTGATCTGGCGGAACTGACCGCACGCTTTACCGAAGCCAGTCAGGCCGCGTTGGCTGTGCCGCAAACAGCGAAAAACCAGCAACCTGTGGAGCCGAAAGTGTTTGCCGCCGTCGCCGAGAAAACCCAGCAGAAGATCGCCGGGCTGTCGATGACGGTGTATCCGGCGCTGGTGGAAGAGGGCGGCACGGTCAAGGAAGGACGTTTCTCGACGCCGGCCGAAGCCGAGTTTCAACATCGTCGGGCCTTGCAGCGTTTGCTGATGCAGCAACTGGCCGAACCTGCGAAGTTCCTGCGCAGCAAGTTGCCGGGGCTGACCGAATTGGGCCTGATGTACCGCGACATGGGGCGCATCGACAGTCTGGTCGAAGACATCCTGCTGGCCAGCCTCGACAGCTGCATTCTCGATGGCGAAGATCCGTTGCCTCGTGATGGCGCCGGGTTGGCCTCACTGGCCGAACGCAAGCGCGGCGGCTGGACCGAGCACGCCGAGCGCCTGGCCAAGCTGACGCTGGAAATCCTCAAGCTCTGGCACGGCCTGCAAAAACGCTTCAAGGGCAAGATCGACCTGGCGCAAGCCGTGGCCCTGAACGACATCAAGCAGCAGCTCAGTGATCTGGTGTATCCGGGCTTCGTCCGTGAAACCCCGATGCAGTGGCTCAAGGAGCTGCCGCGTTATCTGAAAGCGGTCGAGCAGCGCTTCGAGAAAATCGGCGCTCAGGTGCAGAGGGACCGGGTCTGGAGTGGCGAGTTATCTGGCCTGTGGACGCAATATCAAACGCGCGCCAACAAACATGCCCAAGAAGGCAAACGCGATCCGCAACTGGAGCTCTATCGCTGGTGGCTGGAGGAATACCGGGTTTCCCTGTTCGCCCAACAATTGGGGACCAAGGTGCCGATCTCCGACAAGCGCCTGAACAAGCAATGGACCCAAGTCGAACCGTAACCCCCTGTGGGAGCGGGCTTGCTCGCGAAGGGGCCGTCAGCTTCAACATCAATGTTGACTGATACACCGCTTTCGCGAGCAAGCCCGCTCCTACATTAGGTACGCGTTGCTCTCGCAAAAGGCGCCAAACCCCAATGTTTATGGCAAACTTCGCGCCTATAAACGCCGGCCCCGCGGTTTTGAGCTTTCACAGGTCTGGGCGGATCGGAATAAAGCGATGCCAGGTTTGCTCCCCCTGACGGGAGCAGATCCTTTGTGTGTTGGTACGTCGGTGCCAACACTTTCTGCCTGAACAGATTAGAGAAACGACCATGCATAACGTCGTCATCAGCGGCACCGGCCTGTACACCCCGGCCAACAGCATCTCCAACGAAGAGCTGGTGCAGTCTTTCAACGCTTACGTCGCGCAATTCAACGCCGACAATGCCGACGCCATCGCGCGCGGCGAAATCGAAGCGTTGACCGAGTCCAGCGCGGCGTTTATTGAAAAAGCCTCTGGCATCAAAAGCCGCTTTGTCATGGACAAGGAAGGCATTCTCGACCCGCAACGCATGGCGCCACGCCTGCCGGAACGCTCGAATGACGAGTGGTCGGTGCTTTGCCAAATGGCCATCGGTGCCGCCGAGCAAGCCTTGCAGCGCGCCGGCAAGACCGCCGCGGACATCGACGGCGTGATCGTCGCCTGCTCCAACCTGCAACGGGCCTATCCGGCCATCGCCATCGAAGTCCAGGAAGCCTTGGGTATCCAGGGTTTCGGTTACGACATGAACGTCGCCTGCTCTTCGGCGACCTTCGGCATTCAGGCGGCGGCCAACAGCGTGCAACTGGGCCAGGCCCGGGCGATCCTGATGGTCAACCCGGAAGTCTGCACTGGGCACCTGAACTTCCGCGACCGTGACAGCCACTTCATCTTCGGCGACGCCGCGACTGCGGTGATCATCGAACGTGCTGACCTGGCGACGTCCAAGTACCAGTTCGATATCGTCAGTACCAAGCTGCTGACCAAGTTCTCCAACAACATCCGCAACAACTTCGGCTTCCTCAATCGCGCGGCGGAAGAGGGCATCGGTGCCAAGGACAAACTGTTCGTGCAGGAAGGCCGCAAGGTGTTCCGCGATGTCTGCCCGATGGTCGCCGAGCTGATCGCTACGCACCTGGAAGAGAACACGCTCAACATCAGCGACGTGAAACGCTTCTGGCTGCATCAGGCCAACCTCAGCATGAACCACCTGATCGTCAAGAAGCTGCTGGGCCGCGAAGCCACCGAAGAAGAAGCCCCGGTGATTCTCGACACCTACGCCAACACCAGCTCCGCCGGTTCCGTGATCGCGTTTCACAAGAACCAGGACGGTCTGGCCGCCGGTTCGCTGGCTGTGCTCAGCTCGTTCGGCGCCGGTTACTCGATTGGTAGCGTGATTCTGCGCAAGCGCTGAGTTCGTCAAAAAAAGATCGTCCGAGTTCGGACGATTTTTTTTGCGCAGACAAAAAAACTCGCGTTGCTGTATCGGACGGATGATGGGGACCGATACAGCAACGCGAGTTTGGTAAAGCAGCTCTGGCTTCCTTGCCCGAGCCGTGTAGCGTGGATCAGAACTTGGCTTCTGCGTCCAGTTGCAGGGTGTTGATTTTCGAATCCCGCAGGGTGGCGTTGGTGTAGTCGGAGTCAGCCATTAAGTACGTCGCGCCGAGGGAGAAGTTCTTGTCGATCTCGTAGCTCACTTTCAGCTTGCTGCCACGCGAACCGGTGAAACCGTTGGCGAAGTCGGAGTCGGTGAAGGCGCCGACCACCGCGTTACGCTGTACGTCGCGGTAGTTGTAGTCCACTCCGAAGCCGTAGAACTTGGTCTTGACGCCAGCCAGCCAGCCCATGTCCTGATCGTTGCTGGCATCGTCGTTGGTGACGATTTGACCGTAAAGCGACAGCGGCATTGGCAGGCCGCCGATGTCGAGCTGACCAAAGCCTTCGTACAGTTTGAACTGTTCGTTCGCAGTGTTGCCGTTGACGGCCAGTCGGCATGTTGCCGCGGCACACGTATTGTTGATGTCGTTGTCGTTGTCGTAGGCGTAGAGACTGCCGCCCAGAGTCATTTTCAAGTAGTCGGTGATCGCGAAACGCGCGCCCAACTGGCCGGCATACAGACGCAGGTCATGACGGAACTGCTTGCCTTCGCCGTCGACGTTGTCCTTGAGCGTGTAGTGACCGGCGCTACCGAACATCTCGACAGGGCCCAGCGCGTGCTTGTAGGTTGCTGCCAGACCTTCAGGGCTGATGTCGCTATCCCAGATGATGTCGCCGGTGCTCACCCACGGTTGCGGCATCTTGCCGCCGATCAAGTGCAGGTCCTTGATGGCCGTCGGGTGGTAATCCACGTAGCCCTGGTCCAGCCAGATATCCTTCTTGGTGAAGTTGTTGTCCAGGCTCTGGTTGGTGGAGCGCGAATCGTTGTCGCTGCCCGTGGCGATCCGGATGCCGGTGTCGACTTGCGGGTTGATTTCGGTGTAGGCACCCAGGCGGACACGAATGCGTTGACGGTCCTGGTCGCCAGTGTTGGAAACACCATCGTTCTTGACTGTTTCCTGACGGAAACGAACATCGCCCTTGAACTGGGTCTTGGCAGCCCACGCCAGTTTCTGGTCGAAGGTGCTCAGTTCATTGGTTTTCTTCGCGGTCGCCGCGATCTGCTCGTTGGTCTCTCGCTGAGCCTGACGGGCGATTTGCTGGTCTTTCTGATCGCTGGCCAGCTCGGCTTGCAGTTCGGTGTACTGCGCAGGAGAAATCGAGCCGTTTGCCTTGAGCATGTCGAGCAGTTTGGCGTCGACTGCGGCGCTGGCCGGAACACTCATGGCCAGCAGCAACCCACCACACAAGGCCGCCGCAGTTTTCGTGGAAGCAAGACGCATATCAATCTCCGAAGATGTAATGGGATGACTGAGCCATCCAGGACACAACCGACCGTTGACGGACGGAAAACAGTGGCCGGCTATAGAATCCGGCGCTCTAAAAACAGGCGCCAGTATCGCGATGGTTTATGACAGTGCAGTGGCAAGATGATGGCGTCTCGATGACGATACAAATATGGCGTACACCCTGGCCCAGAGCCCTGTCGGCGGATTGCTCGTGTGGATTTTTTGGCGATGGGCGATACTCGCCGGGCTTTCACGCAAAGAAGTAGGGAAGAACTGATGCCGCTGCAACGTCTGGAAAGTCTGTCCGAAATCGCGTCGCAGACGTGGGACGCCCTGGTGCCCGAGAATCAGCCCTTTCTGCGCCACGCCTTTCTCAGCGCACTGGAAGACAGCGGCAGCGTCGGCCCTCATTCCGGCTGGCAACCCGAGCATTTGCTGCACATCGAAGGCGATCGCCTGATCGCCGCGTTACCCAGTTACCGCAAATGGCATTCCTACGGCGAGTACGTGTTCGATCACGCCTGGGCCGATGCCTGTGAGCGTGCCGGTATCGATTACTACCCCAAGCTGCTGACGGCTGTGCCGTTCAGTCCGGTCAGCGGCCCGCGTTTGCTGGCGGCCACGCTCGAGGACGGTTTCGAACTGTTGAAAAGCCTGCCGGGCTACCTTGAAATCGAACAACTCTCCAGTGCCCACATCAACTTCACCGACCCGTTCACTGACGCAGCATTGGCCGAGCAGCCGGGCTGGTTACAGCGAATCGGCTGTCAGTACCACTGGCAGAATCGCGGGTATCGGGATTTTCAAGACTTCCTCGACGTCCTCAGTTCGCGCAAGCGCAAGCAAATGCGCAAGGAACGCGAACAAGTGGCGGGGCAGGGCATTGATTTCGAATGGCTTGAAGGTAAGCAACTCGATCAGGCACAGTGGGATTTTGTCTATGCCTGCTACGCCAATACCTACGCAGTGCGTCGGCAAGCGCCGTACCTGACGCGGGAGTTTTTCAGTTTGCTGGCCGAGCGCATGCCAGAGTCGATTCGTGTGGTGTTGGCCAAGCAGGGCTCACGGCCGGTGGCCATGGCCTTCAGTCTGGTGGGCGGCGACAGTTTTTACGGTCGTTACTGGGGCTGTCTGGCGGAGTTTGATCGTTTGCACTTCGAGACCTGTTTCTATCAGGGCATGGACTACGCGATTACCAATGGCTTCCAGCGTTTCGATGCCGGTGCCCAGGGCGAGCACAAGTTGATTCGCGGGTTCGAACCTGTGATCACTCATTCATGGCACTACTTGCGTCATCCCGGCCTGAAAGCTGCCGTCAAAGACTTCCTGCAGCAAGAGCGCGTTGGCGTGCTGGCGTATGCCGAGGAAGCGAGGACAGCCTTGCCTTACCGGCAAGACTGATGGGGTGCAGACCAGAGCGGGGAAACGATCAGGCAGGAAGATTCAATCGATCCCGACAAACCCACCTGTCTGGTGCTGCCACAACCGCGCATACAACCCGCCATGGGCCAGCAGTTCGGCGTGGCTGCCGGTTTCGGCGATCTTGCCTTTTTCCAGCACCACCAGCCGGTCCATGCGGGCAATGGTCGAGAGCCGGTGGGCGATGGCTATCACGGTTTTGCCCTGCATCAGGGTTTCGAGGCTTTCCTGGATCGCCGCTTCGACCTCCGAATCCAGCGCCGAGGTGGCCTCGTCCATGATCAGGATCGGCGCGTCCTTGAGCAGCACGCGAGCAATCGCAATCCGCTGACGCTGGCCGCCGGAGAGTTTCACCCCGCGTTCACCGACGTGGGCATCGAAACCGGTGCGGCCTTCGGAGTCCGACAACAACGGGATGAACTCATCGGCGCGGGCCTTGTGTACCGCTTCCCAAAGTTCGGCGTCGGTGGCGTCGGGTTTGCCGTACAACAAATTGTCGCGGATCGAGCGATGCAGCAGGGACGTGTCCTGGGTGATCATGCCAATGCGCTCGCGCAGGCTTTCCTGGCCGACTTCGGCAATGTTCTGGCCGTCGATGAGGATGCGTCCGCCCTCCACGTCATAGAGGCGCAGCAGCAGGTTGACCAGGGTTGACTTGCCGGCACCGGACGGACCGATCAGGCCGATTTTTTCACCGGGCTTGATGGTCAGGTTGAGGTCGCCGATGATCCCGCTCTTCTTGCCGTAGTGGAAATCCACGTGCTCGAAACGCACTTCGCCACGGGTGACCGCCAGCGGTTTGGCCTGCTCTCGATCGGTGACGCTGACCGGTTGAGAAATGGTCTGCAAACCGTCCTGAACCATGCCGATATTTTCGAAAATGCCGGTGACCACCCACATGATCCAGCCGGACATGTTGACGATGCGGATCACCAGGCCGGTCGCCAGGGCAATCGCGCCTACGGTGATCAGCGACTGCGTCCACAGCCACAGGGCCAGGCCGGTGGTGCCGACGATCAGCAAGCCGTTCATGCTGGTGATGACCACGTCCATGCTGGTGACCACCCGGCCGGCCAGTTGGGCTTTTTCGGTTTGTTCCTTGATCGCTTCGCGAGCGTATTGCTGCTCGAAGTTGGTGTGGGCGAACAGCTTCAGGGTGGTGATGTTGGTGTAGCCGTCGACGATCCGCCCCATGAGTTTGGAGCGCGCGTCGGAGGACACCACCGAGCGTTCCTTGACCCGTGGCACGAAGTAGTAAAGGGCACTGATGAAGGCGACGATCCAGGTCAGCAGCGGGATCATCAGGCGCCAGTCGGCTTCGGCAAACAGCACCAGCGAGCTGATCGCGTAGATCAGCACGTGCCACAGCGCGTCCACCGCTTGCACAGCCGAATCGCGCAGCGAGTTGCCGGTCTGCATGATGCGTTGGGCGATGCGCCCGGCGAAGTCGTTCTGGAAAAAATTCAGGCTCTGTTTGAGCACATAACTGTGGTTCTGCCAGCGGATCAGGCTGGTCATGCTGGGGCTCAGGGTCTGGTGCACCAGCAGGTCATGCAGGCCAACAAAAATCGGCCGAAAAACC
It encodes:
- a CDS encoding GNAT family N-acetyltransferase, yielding MPLQRLESLSEIASQTWDALVPENQPFLRHAFLSALEDSGSVGPHSGWQPEHLLHIEGDRLIAALPSYRKWHSYGEYVFDHAWADACERAGIDYYPKLLTAVPFSPVSGPRLLAATLEDGFELLKSLPGYLEIEQLSSAHINFTDPFTDAALAEQPGWLQRIGCQYHWQNRGYRDFQDFLDVLSSRKRKQMRKEREQVAGQGIDFEWLEGKQLDQAQWDFVYACYANTYAVRRQAPYLTREFFSLLAERMPESIRVVLAKQGSRPVAMAFSLVGGDSFYGRYWGCLAEFDRLHFETCFYQGMDYAITNGFQRFDAGAQGEHKLIRGFEPVITHSWHYLRHPGLKAAVKDFLQQERVGVLAYAEEARTALPYRQD
- a CDS encoding ABC transporter ATP-binding protein encodes the protein MLYRRFEKLIDIFRDAPTAAPPDRVLPFYTYYLKQVWPSFAVLLFVGLIGALIEVALFSYLSRIIDLTQGTPNVDFFKEHGIELAWMAVVALVFRPIFVGLHDLLVHQTLSPSMTSLIRWQNHSYVLKQSLNFFQNDFAGRIAQRIMQTGNSLRDSAVQAVDALWHVLIYAISSLVLFAEADWRLMIPLLTWIVAFISALYYFVPRVKERSVVSSDARSKLMGRIVDGYTNITTLKLFAHTNFEQQYAREAIKEQTEKAQLAGRVVTSMDVVITSMNGLLIVGTTGLALWLWTQSLITVGAIALATGLVIRIVNMSGWIMWVVTGIFENIGMVQDGLQTISQPVSVTDREQAKPLAVTRGEVRFEHVDFHYGKKSGIIGDLNLTIKPGEKIGLIGPSGAGKSTLVNLLLRLYDVEGGRILIDGQNIAEVGQESLRERIGMITQDTSLLHRSIRDNLLYGKPDATDAELWEAVHKARADEFIPLLSDSEGRTGFDAHVGERGVKLSGGQRQRIAIARVLLKDAPILIMDEATSALDSEVEAAIQESLETLMQGKTVIAIAHRLSTIARMDRLVVLEKGKIAETGSHAELLAHGGLYARLWQHQTGGFVGID